The sequence CAAATTCATTGACTAAAAAGTTAAATCTGTATTGACAAAGGAAAAGCATGCAACTTATTCAAATATTGCATCATTTCCTTAGGgcataatattattaattgaCAAGACGATGGTTTTGCAGGGAAAAAATCCTTTGGTATGACATCCGAATATCTTATATTTGGTAACATTAGTGGATAATTAGTATGACCAATGAACTGTACATTGTCATAAGAGTTATTATGGTAAATGAAACTTAACTCATTCTTAACCATTGTCTAGTTCACATATTTATGCTGCAGCTTGGAATTGTTTCAGGTAAGTGACAATGTAAAGAAATGAAGATGTGATACAGAAAAAACAAATTGTAGACTACTTGTTTCATTACCACAAAATTCCGTCTCACCAACAGATTAGATTACCAACATAAATTAGTAAAACACCAACGGAAAAAAAGACTAAGATTGTGATTGTGTACCTCCGGTTCAAATCTGTAGTTTTCTGCGAGAGCCCGAATTGGTTTATGTGGGAACTGTTTTGGAAATGAGTTGTACATTGACAGTGCAGATTCTACTTCTGTTGTCACTGAAATGTGTATGACAAATTGACAATGCTTATCAGATATATGTATTCGTCATATCCACTACGATACATATGAAAGACATAAAGAAAGCATAATGTACGTACATCCAGAAGCAGGTTTTTCTTCACAGCGCCGGAAAATATATCATGCAAACAGCgataaataaattagaatatttgaAAGAACAGATTTTTGTCATTTGGCTGCATACTAATTAGTGGGCTCCTTTTTATTGCAGCTACTAGTCCTCTACCTCAAATCATGTCGTTAAGATGCTCTTTATTTTGTCATTTACCTTGAATCACATGCTTTCCTGCCTTGAGAATCTTTAGGGAAAGTTCAACCTGCAGATTTGGACAATGACGTGAGAAACTCTCAAAGACTTCTATCTTTTCAATTAGAAAATAAGGACCAAATCACGAATGGGGCATCATAAATTGACTTGGATCAAGTAGATTTATGTTTAAAAATCTACATGCTACAAGTACGGACATTCTTTTTTTAGCAGCAAATATTAAGATGTATTTCTAGTTCTTCAGACTAGCGAGGagaataattcatgaaaatgttTTCATTTACCTTTGGGTTTGAACGCATACTTTTATTTACCTTAAAGAAATTGAaagcagagagggagggagagagaaaaacacCATAGCCGAAGGTTTATCTCAAAACACCAAAACCACTCCTGAATCCGGATAAcgctcttctccttctccttctccttctccctccgcTGTCGCTCCTCTGCTCTCCTGTCCGCTCTCTCCAATGGCGACAACCATTTCCTCTCTCATAACCCCTCCGGCTCTCCACAGGCGCTGCCAGAGCCTCGCCTCCGCGTCCACTCCAGCCTCCCTCTCCTTCCGTGCCGTCGCAGCGCCGCGGGCGAGTCGCTGGGCGGTGGCGCTTCGGGTGGCCGCCTCCTCGGCGGTGCTAGAGGCgccggaggaggtggcggcgcggAAGCTCTACGTGGGGAACATCCCCCGGACTGTCACCAACGACGAGCTCCGCGATATGTTCGCAGAGCACGGCACCGTCGAGCGGGCCGAGGTAACGTGGTACCTTCCGTTTTCAATACCTAATACCCCACGCCCCGAAGATTGTAACTTTCTCATTTCTCAGTCTTTAACGGTTCTTGTTTTCTCCACTCCTTTTTTCGAAGAAATTCAGTCTAATTTAGCGCTTGCTCAAGCATTACCGGTTCTTGGAAGGGTAATCGATGCGGAATTTAGTTTCTTGTACTGTGCTGTAGAATTACATCAACCCACAACGCTATGGTGTGATGAGTTGCTTTCTGTCTGTTCAAATAATTTAGCTCAGCGAACTTATTGGATGTCCAATCGTTTCGCGCAGGTTATGTATGACAAGTACACCAATCGCAGCCGGCGGTTTGGGTTTGTCACTATGAGCACGGCGGAGGAGGCTAACGCTGCAGTTGAGAGTCTCAATGGCACTGTAAGTGTCCAATGTTCACAGCCTGTCATTGCGAATTCAAGTTTTGGGGCATGCTCATGACTGCAATGCAGGCATGGCGTGACACATGTTTGTTCTGTACCAGGAGGTTGGAGGTAGAACGATTAAAGTGAACGTGACAGAGAGCTTCTTGCCGAACATCGATCGATCGGCACCAGAACCAGAGCCTGTATTTGTAGACAGTCAGTACAAGGTTTATGTTGGTAATCTTGCGAAGACTGTAACGACAGAAGTTCTTAAGAACTTCTTCTCTGAGAAGGGGCATATCCTCAGCGCCACGGTTTCTCGCATTCCCGGGACTTCAAAGTCCAAGGGATATGGCTTTGTCACCTTCTCTTCGGAGGAAGAAGTTGAAGCTGCAGTTGCTACATTTAATAACGCTGTAAGCTTCTCTTGCATATTTTATACAATCCGCCTTCTGTTTGCTACCTCATGGAATACTTGCCATTTgccaaacaaaacaaaaatgcaTTTGCAATCTATATCTTATTATTTCAGTGAAACATAGATGGGATTAATCCTGAGTATTATGTGTACAAATGAGTTACAATAGCATGGTCTTAACTACATCAACTAATGCCATATTGTTTGAACATTTTATGCTGAAAGAACATTAATCAGCAATATCCTGTGGTCCATCTTTTTTCATCGGTATTTCAACACATGAATTAAGACAAATCAACTATTAGATTCACTATTGAAAAATTCTGATGCATTATAGAATTGGCATGGATTTTGATCTTAATCTCTAGACAGGAACATGCGACTCATGTCTTATTATTCTACAATTGAATGTTGTTTCAGCAATTGGAAGGACAACCCATTCGTGTGAATAGAGCTTAGATTAGCAGAAATTTGCAGGAGCACTGAAGGCAAGGGGGGATATCTTGGCGAATACATGTAGACTGAGGGATACATGGAGACTAGATTTTTAACAAAGTGATCAAGACCTTCCATGTAATTTCAATCTGCCAAACAATTTTTGTATGATAACAGTGCTGCACATAAGTTATTTGCGTTTACATTGTGTTGTTCCTTATCATCATGTTATTGTTGATCATGTTGCATTAGCGCATCCTGATAGCGGCTAGTATCGGGGCCTCAATTGGTACGAGGAAGGGTCTCTTAGATATATCCTTGAATTTGGTTCAAGTTGACAAAGATGGGCTCTATATAATAATTACATAAAGGCGGCATGGTTTTGTTTTTGTTCTGTACCATCTTTGTCAACTTGAACCAAATTCCACTTCTTGTATTGTTGTTTCAATCTCAGGCTTCCTGCTTTTATAGATTTGCCTGATAGGACGTGTTCAATTGCATTCCCTGTTCTTTTTATGAAACTCAAATGCATTCAACAAACAGTAATGGTTTCAAAGAGAATAGTGGTGATATTAGCGTTAGGCTTTCAGCCTTGTGCTCCAGTAGTACCTTGTGATGATTTGTGGGAAGATAATTATATGTATTAGTCTTGATAtcaatatatatacaatatatgTGTCAATATGAGCATAGATACATTGGCCTCCTAGGTATATCCTTGACAACCCCCTCAAATTAAAAGGTGGATATGAAACATTGAGTTTGAGTAAATAAAACCGATGATGCTCTTGAGTTTGTGCTTTGATGAAGAAGTTTGTAACTTGCAATTTTGATAGCACATACTAGAGAGGAATTGTTTTCTGGTGGCAATGAGACCGAGTAAAGAaacatcaacaccaatatgttTTGTAAGTTCATGTTTCATAGGATCAGTAACAATCTGTATGGTTCTAGTGTTTTCACAAAGAAAAGGTATGAGTGCTTCACAAGATACTCTAAAATCAGCCAACAAACATCGAAGCCATATAATCTCTGTAGTGTAGTGATAAGTGCTCAAAGTTATGCCTTTGTACTAGAATGTGGCATAGCGGTCTGCTTCTTGGACTTCCATATAAGAGAAGTAACAAGGAGAATACAATAACCAATGATAGAACGGCGATCCACCGAATCACTACCCAAGTGGAGTCCGAGTAAGCATAAAGCTAAGCGGACTAGAACAAACACTGAGATGATGTTCCCCTCAAGTAACGTAGTACATGAAGCAAATGATCAAAATGCAATGAAGTAGGAGCACTCACAAACTGGCTCAAAATATAAACTGCATGATCTATCGAGAGGGATCCTCATGGGGTGCCATCAGTAGAGCGAAGATGCAAATGAAGCTCCATAGGTGTAGCAAATACCCAAGTACCAGTAATGCCAGAGTGAGCAATAAGATCTTGAATGTATTTTCATTGAGAAAGATAGTAGCCCTTTGCTGAAGACACCACCTCAATCCCTAGAAAGTAACTAAGAGGGTCCAAACCAGACATCTGAAACTGCTCACTCAATTGTTTCTTCACATGAGCAACATGCTTCTTATCATCTCCAGTAATTAACATATCATCAACATGTAGGAGAAAAGTATGTCCTCATGGAGACAGATGAACAAAGAAAGTAGGATCATGATCACTAGGAGAAAAATCAGCAACTTGTATTACAGAAACAAAACACTCAAACCAAGCACGAGGAGCCTATTTGTGACCATACAAAGCATGTCGACGATGACAAACATGTCCTAAAGGAACATCAACACCTAGGGGTGGCTGCATATAAACTTCCTCATACAAATCACTATGAGGAAAAGAATTCTTAACATCCATCCAAGAGGTgatctgtcacacccggttttataaagggacaacaACCAGATGCAAACcatatgtatgctaggatcaagtttcatatatgcagcgacttcatcagtgtatcacacagtgccattattacaatgtttaacttaaacaaaatagatagacctcaaagtctttaactaaagcacacaaactaaacacagcgaagttccatcttccacaggcaattgacaagggatccaccagcctagcaatctccgtcttcatcgatgtagaaaTCTGgctctccttcaatgtctccaTTGTCTGAGCAGTGGTTTGATGCATATttggatgaaaatagcaagtgtgagtacatattgtactttgtaagtgtgggaaatatatgacatgcaagcttgattaaagGAATAGGCTATAACAGGTAAATTTTCATAAATACCAACTGTGCTATCGTACAGAGTTATAAaaacatcctatttaactatgtgattcatcactagacttccaactcTAGGAATATCTTGACTTTTTTCCCAACTACCTAAAATTCACATCAAATTCCCAAATCAACCAACTTGATActcatcacaggtaaccaagaaccatccactaACATTTACCcttcacaggtaaccaaccaaaacaaccaaatcaactaatcatgtgaggatccaagtctctcatgaccgtgagcatggctgatatattagattttacactctgcagaggttgtccagctttccccaagAATCATGATTTTCCTTGTTGTCGTGCCGACCAAGCACATAACACACGCCAATGGTGTGTCACCCTGAGATCACTACAAGCCTGTTATAAAGCATCCTCCCAGCAAGAATAAGcccgctgaggtttcaccaccatcaaagtggagtcacactacccaaaagccccctcATGCGCCTAGTAGCTTcggaaagaatcactcttcccttccactacaccaccagtggctcattctatgctgaAAATCCGCTAATTACTAAGCCAGGCCATACCTATATAAGCCTTGTAGTTGgacattacttcttgggttgtcactccacgaaccagtccttaggataCCGAGCAGCcactaccacccaccaaagtgtttcacacacttgtgcctcatgcaccatcatcaaccaaccttctgctcgacATCCCTAAGTTCCCTGTTGCTACAACAATTACCAGAATTCCCATCCCATTGTTGTATAGTtgattagtcatgtttaactaacaacccatccatacccttgtgcaaagctaagcataaactacccataatCCACTATTAACAGCtaaggcgacaaggataatATGTAACATGATACTAAAAGTAAATGGAATTCAAAATTAATagtatgcatgtttgaaatactGCTAAGACTCTTCAACTACTTGGTCctagagattctcgaactgctcctcgtctgctctcaaAACACAACGGAAAAATACACACCAActatctaagaacagtacaccaaacaatagctaacatatatgaaaagggtactaaaagatagtacacgtcgctacgaacacgTAAGCgtgaaaatcacctaaatcggagctgaaacgagaaagttacgttaaaaacaagttttggattaaatctgaaaaaaggacctattttgaattaaacagaaagtttaggggcctttttgtaaaaatagagggacctaattgtaatcaAGGAAAAGTTTAGGATCTAAACTGTAAAAATACAAGGGTTTTTGGTAAATTCAGAAAAGTCGAGGGGCTTTAATGCAAATTTGCCATTATTCCCGAattaaagtaaaaaagaaaaatgactgGGTAAAGGCTTGAATGATGTGGCAGTGACTGGGCTTAACACATGGGCTTAAGTGCTGAGGTGGCTGGCTGACATGGCATGATGACGAGGCAAAACATGCTGACTTGGATTATGAGGCCACATGTCAACGCACGATTGGCTCGGGCGAAGGGGTATTCGGGTTCTAATCTGGGCTGTTCAACTCGGATTTGATGGCTGAGAGGTAGGGGAGAAGATTATCCAACTGGCGGCAGAGAGAAGACGGTGGCAGGAGCTCGAGTGCGGCGGCGCTCTCACCGGAGACCGGTGGGAGACTTCGTCGCCGGGCACAAGGGACGACGCCGAGCGGcggagaaggaaggaggggaCACGTGGGTTCCGTTTGATGGCATACCTTCGACGGCGCGGCTCGGGAAGTTGGTCGGCGAAGGGGTAGACGCTGACAGCTGTAACATCCAgttttaaagaaacaaaaccgagcacaacacatgtatgccaggatcaagtttccataaaTCATCATTGTATCATCACAttgccattattacaatgctatttaacttattacaaaggacccgagggtctaaaagaaaacacagcggaactaaaaagaggtcttcagcgccagcggggtttccatcttccataggcgtcaatcgggggcacaccagcctagaacagcagctccgggtcgaagtcatcctcgttgaaggttgcagcttcatttATGGCTTCTAAACAACGGAAGAATGCAAGgaaggggacaacaagtgtgagtacaaagatgtattccgcaagtggaggaaaaacatgctatggggcttaagtcaaggaaaggttagacatggttaactgcactatacaacttaacctatgactccaacattgggcatcctatttactaagtgaagacaCAATTCtatcaaaaggattgactcatcaaaatccatccgactaccaagaatcatcaggtaattccattacccagctacccgaccaaccataccaaagcCAGATCCCAACTAGTCCTAAAGAAGTCAAAGCCTGCTCTTGACCGTAAGCACGGTTGATCAATCAGTTTGATACTttgtagagtttgcacagctttcctcacgagtcgtgattcccgtgttgctccatacttctagggtttggagtcggggtctcactacaaggcctttacaaagctcccactaacttgcaggcacccactgaggtttcaccgctcacAGATAATTcaatcactgcagaagcccactcttgtgccacttaaccgtccaacgaTGCCCACAGagccagaggggtggctaattagttggccaggccgtacccatataggcctcatggttatGCGGTTTAGCCAGGTTaaatgcttcaagaaccggtccttaggaccccacgcAGAAACAAACATAAACATGCTATTCAACACCACCACAACCAGCCGTCCTATTAGGAtccctatatcatgttgctacaaaattacctttGCCAATTCTTGTTCCGTAATCATTAATCAATGTTGACATCTTCCCAACCATGATTGCACTAGCACAAAATACCCATTATATCTCATGATGAAACAACGGCAACAAGGAATTatcattcaaaactagtaaatcCTAATGTGGGATTCCATTTAGTCAAGCATGTAATAGAAGGATAATgatctacacatgaatcctaaaatagggcaaaaatgctcaaggacacttgcttttgacagagggttgctcaaaatcttcgAAAGCTTGGTCTTGGCGATTTCcaaactgctcagctcctaaaacGACAGATCAGAAAATCACACAAAGGAAACCTCTAAgtacagtacaccaaatagtgcTAAATATAGATAAAAGTCCTagaaaaagattctacacgtcgctacaaacatttgggagtgaaaatcacccaaatcggagctacgagcaaaaagtattgagcttttgaagttccaggcctaaactgcaaattttacttgattttcagagaaataccgaattgattttatactaaaaaagtggatttatgatgtcataaacatTTGTTGAATTATTTTGCTACTGGAAAATCTATGGAATAGGTTTATGGGCCTcgtggaccacggccttatGGCTGGTCCACGGTTCATGGTGGACCGAGGCTCAAAGGGGTAAGCTCGGTCTAATCCGAGCCGTCAGATTTGAATTGGGCACCTAGGGTTTAAAATGGGATGGCGGCTGGCGGTGCAGGACGGGGAGGCGGCGTCCGACGGTGGCGGGCGGCTGGAGCTCGCTGGAGATGCGTGAAAccgcgcatccggccacggttCTCGATGGCGCTtggcgcaaaagagagaggaggggaaaggGGTTCTCACAACGGGTCTCACAGCGATGGAGGAGCTCCGAAGGTGGTCGGTGACGAAGAACGGTGGGCGGTGATGCTCGGTCTCAGCGGGGACGGCATCCAGCTATGGAAGGATGTCCAAGAGGCATCAGCAAGTGATGCTTGCGGTCCTGCGACACCGATGAAGGGATAACCAAGGTCAAAAGAGGTCTGTCCATGAAGAAATtaggcggcggcgagcttctaACCCGCGACAATGGTGGCGATGGTGCCAAGCTCAAATCTGTGCGCAAATCACAGGGGAAATGGATGGTTTGGGGGCGGAACCTCGCAAGGGAGATGATGAGAGGCTTAAATAaccgagggagggagaggggcggCCAGATTTGAGAGGATTCGGCCAGTGCCATGATTTCCTTTAAAAGCATCAGTTTCCAAATTAAAGAGAGGAGAATAAAAGGGGAAACGACCGGGGAGGAGGGAATAGGGGGCGGCGATCATGGTGGTGGGGTTTGATTAGCGATTTATGGTGCGGGGAGGTGAGATTTGATCGGGTGCGGGCGATTTTGAGGACTGGTTGAGTCGGGCAGCGGGAGGTTAGGGAAGAGGAGCTGGTTGGGATGGGCGGCTCGGCTGGTAGCTCGGCCAAACAACAGGTCGGCTCGGCCAAACGGCAGGTCGGCTCGGCCTCGCGTGCTAGCGCGGCAAAGAGGGGCGCGACCCACtcgggggaggagaggaaatgGGCCGGGAGAGAAGGAATACGACCTAAAAGCCATTTTTCATTTTCAAATGCCTTTTCTATTTTAGatttcaaacaatttcaaaaaggggtttaaacgagcgacttctagcgaatttttgcaaacttttccacgcataaaaaccaTATTGCACCAACGACATGAATGGTTAAAACATATAACCTAtgccaatttaaatttagaaattaatttccttattgaacaaaattgcaaccacctatttaatttctagcaaaattttaaactattgcaataattgaaatttagggtgttacaacggCACTCAGGAGTGCGTCGGGAAGGAGCTCCAGTTGTTGATGGGCAACAAGGAAGGGTCGTCGGCCTTGCTCTTGAGCTTGCAAAGCCGGAGAGCTGGTCATCGAGGGCGGAGTGGCACCGGAGCGACGGCGGCGCAAGCTTGGTGGGTTTGGCAATGGAGAGGGGTGGAGGCTAGGGTTGCAGAAACAGATGAAAAGGAGGGGGTGCATGCTTATATAGGTAGGGGAAGAGGTAGACATGGAGAGTAGCTCGGATTCGGTGGGAGTTCATTGGGATACGGCTTGGGAGAGGCGGCAGCGTGCTTCCGACTCGGGCTCGGTGGAAGAGTTCGGGTTGGAGACGAATCCGACCAACGGGACCCACGCATCGATGGCATAGGCAGAGAGGGCGAGCAGGAGCGGCAGGCTGGGCTGGCTTCAGCCCACGCAAGcggggaggtggtgggggagggaaagaggaggagggaaaATGGGCCAAGGGGAAGACAGGCTCGACCTAAGGAGAGGACAGGACCGGAAGGAAAATAGAGAAAGGAAAGAGGAAGGGAATTTGGCCCAGGGAGGATAAAAAGATTTCTTTTATGAAAGCCTTTTTCAAACCTTTTCGAAATTCAAACGATGCTCCTTGAGATTTGAAAAATTCTTTTTCCACAAAATAAGAACCCTAATGCATCTAttctcagcatgaatgcaacaaaaaatataacctagggaaaaattcaatttattttagaaaataggttttaacctattcTACTTATttcaaaccctaattaaattctggcaaaattttagggaattagaaaactaaaaaccagggtgttacatggTCTAGGAATGAGTAGCTACCACTGCAATTAGAGTACAAATTGTAGTCATGTGAGCAACAGGAGAAAATGTCTCATCATAATCTCTCCCTTGAGTCTGCTAAAACCTTATGGCAAAAAGACGAGCTTTGTATCTCTCAACTAAACCATCTAACTTGGTTTTAattttgaacacccacttacaTATGATTGGGATTACATGAGACGGTAGGGGAACAAGATCCCATGTGCTTGTACAATCAAGTGGAGTAAACTCCTCAAACATAGCAGACTACCATTTAGGAATGCCAGATGCCTCCTGATAAGTGGATGGCTCCTCGACAACAACAAGACTCGTACGTTGATAACCCCACCTTTTAGGAGCCTCAATAGTAGTATGATAACGTAGATTATATCAATGACTAGCAAATGACTCATCAATAACAATAGAATCATCATAAACAGGAGCATCAAGACTGGCTAAAGAGGTGGGATTTAACAGAGGATAATCAAAAGGAACAATGAGAAATATGCATGCAATGAGAGGAAGGACATAACAACATAACCCTTATGCTCAGGACTATACCCTAGAAAAACACACTCAATTGACTAGGTAGTcaacttggtcttctcacaagGGTCATTCAAGACATAGCATGTACAACCAAAAACTTGAAGGTGGTCATATTTAGGAGGTGTACCAAAAAGAACCTCACTAGGGCATTTGCTAGTGTTTCTTCTAatgaggagactcaagcttggagacgaagtttgagaggatggaacaccacgagtatattgatggtaggaaaaatggaCCGATctgggggagaatcacaggtttgctgtgatgcgtgttctgtgtccaTTGCCACCATATTTTGTTTGCCTTgtccttctcttttctcttcttctcttcgcCCCCCTTTCcccagacgaccatggccccctatttataggatcatgcgtagcttggcgtactagttatcataatgtacgaatatctgggacccgaccgaattattgggccttatcctggataactactttctatcctatcggggagataaatatccaccatggtaactatcgtggtgcctgcccctggagtgcggcgagccagtcgccaattgtggcccggtgccacactgtcaggggtgttagaATAGCCTTCATTACGccaaggtgtcagagtggcgcccatcagtcgaggcctttaatgccggtcacttcttggCAGGCAAGGCATGACTAGCACTCCCCTTTCTgtagatcttcccagggactgctgactcaccctgctgccttcaggaaggtggcccgatcatcccgaggcggggcctcaggaggcatggatccgggaggtgaaCACTTCAGGAAGCAGGACTCCAGAAGACCGGGGCTTCATGAGGCTGAGGCTCCAGaagaccgaggcttcgggaggctgagccggttaagccaagggaaggctttgcaggtacgaagaggtaccatgaagggacctgatgacttcgaaGGTCGAGCTTTTAGCTAAGGatccagagatcaaggctctgggGGACCTgcatagtaatcttcaaccattatccctAGGTTGGCTTATTTTctcccaacagtaccccctcattctcggccCCGACGTttgggaggggggagaggatgtagaggacaAATCAACCCTAGCCTCGTGTTGTATCGAGGATGCTTGATGGTGATTCTCTGTCCTTCGAAGTTgccagagtagaggtttcgtgtaggtttggagaatcccgTACGTTCAcctggcgggacaagacgtgccactacTGCGTTTTGTctggataatgcgaggggtcaCTAGGGTCTTGTGCTCGCGATCCTGTCATGCGCCGAAAGAGGTTTGGGTCATTAATGTAACGGGATGTCCACTCGAGAAAACAAGGCATTTCGTCGTTTGAGTGCTGCCACATTttggagggaaaccggatagGGCCACATCCCCCTCCC is a genomic window of Phragmites australis chromosome 17, lpPhrAust1.1, whole genome shotgun sequence containing:
- the LOC133897837 gene encoding small ribosomal subunit protein cS22-like, producing the protein MATTISSLITPPALHRRCQSLASASTPASLSFRAVAAPRASRWAVALRVAASSAVLEAPEEVAARKLYVGNIPRTVTNDELRDMFAEHGTVERAEVMYDKYTNRSRRFGFVTMSTAEEANAAVESLNGTEVGGRTIKVNVTESFLPNIDRSAPEPEPVFVDSQYKVYVGNLAKTVTTEVLKNFFSEKGHILSATVSRIPGTSKSKGYGFVTFSSEEEVEAAVATFNNAQLEGQPIRVNRA